In Larimichthys crocea isolate SSNF chromosome XXII, L_crocea_2.0, whole genome shotgun sequence, the genomic stretch GTGGTgcagaagaggatgatgaacCATCATGGAGGGACAAGCCGCTgcatggcatgtaccaccgaCAAATTGAAGAAGTGGCTGACACCAAGAAATCCTACCAATGGCTGGAAAAGGCCGGATTGAaagacagcacagaaacactaatcatggcagcacaagaacaggcaCCTGAGGTGCAGGCTGTGCAAAGATGCTCCTGAGACAGTTCAGCACATAacagcagggtgtaagatgctggCAGGTAAAGCATACATGGAACACCATAACCAAGTGGCTGGCATAGTGTACACGGACATCTGCACTGAGTATGTGCTGGAAATCCCAAGGTCAAAATGGAAGACACCTCCTAAGGTGGTTGAGAATGACCAAGCCAAGATACTGTGGGACTTCCTAATCCAGACCAACAAGCTGGTGATGCTGCGTGGTGCATCaactgcaggagagaggtgaggagagcagcgccaggtgagacTGATTAGCACACCTGCATCCTGTTAGCcaatcactctctcctttttaacACAGGGAAGATGagccagacacaaacacacgaggAGTCAGCAGGGAGGAACCGAAAGGTTGCGAAAGCCTGCAGAACGACTctgacccctaaaatacacagcatgcggaacggctgcagaacggctccgctccggaacgactgcgtactccgccgtccgccaactcacacataatccgtttgtaaTGCGCTCAGGTGCCTCTCTGCTGGCTACATAGCATCGCGAGAACGCACAAGATCTcgcgaattcacgcataatcgcacgatattgccggctgtagtctctttgactcctgcgatggcattccacgccgcatcttttttctggtgtccttataaaaaggatgtgaggtgtcataaattattacagctgaaaacccctcacctgttgacttcaggtcagccccgcccattatgacgtgttcttgtaatgaaactcgatccgtgGTGAACACAgcgtattttattttgaaaataaaccggggttttattttgtattttgtagcccATTTCCTTTCCCggacaatctgctctgtgctgaatttatgcgccgtgctccggcttccgtgaaaaatagaagctctgcgtatgtgttgcggagggctgccgggCGCggggagactgtgtgagctgacacattgactaacatcGGGTCCGTCGCCCTGGCGGAGCCGTTCTGGAGCTGTTCCGCATGCAGTATATTTTAGGGGTAAGAGTGTGTGTAGCTGTgatctataataatataataatttgacACAATGTCAAATGGAGCTGACATGTAattgcttttatatttactttagttTGTAACAGTTTTCTACATTATTCTACACTGCACTGACCAAAAGAAAATCATCCAAGTGTGGAGTACACTGAGGGACGATTTCACAAAACTATTGAAAGTCTTTTGTGGCCTCCACAGTCTTTATTAAAACCTGAGCAAACTCAACTTAGGGTTTGCTAAGACCATAATAATGCAATTTCCTCGTGCTACAATGCATTCTTTGTGAAAATGGCACTGTGAGCTTTCAGTCATTTTCATCAGTCATTATAGCATATAGAGGGAAAGTAAgtggatgtgcatgtgtgtctctctgtgttggtTGTTATTCCTTGGTTTATTATTTACCACTTGGACCTTCAAGTAATTTTAAGCACAGAGCCATTATATCATATACAGTAGAGGGGAAGTAATttgacatgcatgtgtgtctctttgttagTGCTGCTGTGATTCCTAggttcattattatattttacaaacacaatcatttttatatagaacataatttttattaaaaaaaaaaaaattaaatactgtTTGTGATATGTGTCTACCTTTTAAGAAAATGGATCAGATATTGTTAGAGTTATCAACATACAAGATTTTATGCAGCAAGACACCATTGCAGTGggattaaatatgtttaaaaactgaaactgagcaGGGATAAGGTATGCATAGACGTtatattctctttattttttccaattGCAAGCACCAAAGAACACTGAATTAAAGTCTGGCTATGGGCTGACCAGAGAAAACATATAATCTTGCTCCAAAACTAAGCCTACCATTATTTTTTCTCATGTATTGATATTAAACATTATGCTCTACAGTAGGCCCTAAATGCCATGAATAAGTACTGCAAATGCACTTTGGGTTGTTGTGTAATTTTCTcgtatttttaaataaacacattgaaTTTTGTGCAAAATCAATATTTGTCTCTGAAGAAAATGCTTGAATCATTTACTATAATTTGTAGGACCTCAGCCTTTGTGGAGATGACTAAGTCTCAGTCGACAGCAGAGATAGTACATGAGGACAGGTCTGATAGTTTGATCTCTGAGCCCATAGATGAGAGAACTCAGACATCTTGggagaatataaataaacacataaaaaatattcttGATGCGTACCATTAGTAATCTTTGTAGGGTTGTTGAGAGTGATATAACAATAGGGCCATGCATAGTCGACAAAAGAGTGAGGCCCAGCTGCATCAGATGCAGCAGCACTGTGTTACGAGCCTTACGAGCTGAAACTTTGTCTGTGGAGGCTGATCTGGCTGCTACCATCACACCAATATAGGAGCAAGTGACTGCCACACCagctgatacaaacacaaaaccagtaTATGCTATGTCATAAATATCAGACATTGGCCCAAGTAACATTGCTATGTCAGAGCAAAAATCTGTCATCTGCAAGCTCTGCAGCTGATCAAATGGAAAATTTAACAGCAAAAGAACTCGAATGAGGACATTTAGTGAACTGAAAGTCCAAACCACAATGATAGCTATTGCTGTGTTTCTAACAGTGATGATGGTAGCATGCCTCAGTGGGTAGCACACAGCTACATATCTCTCCAAACACATCACCACCAACGTGAGAGGGGAGATTTCATTTGTGAGTCTGTTGAGCATGGTGAGAACACCACATACAGGATATGTTGGAAGTATTCTACAAACTGCCATTATGTACATTAACTGACTCAGTGCCAGCAGAACAGTGTCTGAAAAAAGGAGATTATACAGAAGAATGTAACGGCAGGTCTCACGAAACACAGCTTTACTCCTCAGGGTGAATAACATGATCCCATTAATGAAGAGGAACAGACAGCATGGCATTCCAATCAGTGTGGAAAACACCACTCTTTCCAGTAATCCCACATACTGTTGTTCAGCAGTGATGTTGAGAGTCTGAGTCTGATTTCCATATGACATTTTAGATGAAAATTTAACAcgaaaaatacatttgtcacCTGTTGATGTATCTGAAGCACAATTTTCTCTGATTTCTATTGCTAAAACAGTGAGAACATTCACCAACAAAACCTGAAATCATCTACGTACATTTTTCTTGCTTATTTCCATTGAAGCATAGCCTTCCTTCCTTTATGAGATCTGCCCTCACCTACTTCAACTGACACTTAAAATATTATTCAAGGATGATGTAATCTCTCTACCGTCACTTCTTCAGTCCTCTGCTCCTACGCATTGGGAGTAATTTAGAGACTTCTAGAATCTAAACGCACACAATTAGGCCCTAGAACTGCTGTTTGGTTGCAgttattgtgaaaaaaaacagatagatTCCTGCTTTATCTGGATCTCCGGCGTACCGGCATGACTATGTGCCGGATCTCCGCCATGCTGCCAttgactgtggaaaaaaaaaaggaaaaaaatgcactCCAGAAAATATTTTGGGCACTTATGCATctcaattacatagaaaatttccatccatttgaattacaaagttttaatataaattcactaacaaacttaatgtgaagcaagtacagtggtccctcgtttatcgcaggggatacgttctaaaagTAACCCGCATTAGACGGAAATCCACGAAGTAATCACCTgaattttttacaattattatacatgttttaagcctgtaaaacccctaaccacacacttttatacacttttctcagacaggcattaacattttctcacatttctctcttatttaaacactctcaaagttcaaactttcgcagatttaacaaaaataagtacaatactgtattagtaaataaatccaaagatcaaaacctgttttcaagcccaaactgGCTCTGACTCTTCACCCCCTTATTATTGTCTGCAATATCAGtgctaattaaaacaaaagacaaacagaagacaaaaatcTTTACCCATTCATCTGTAATTAAATGTATCCAATCTAAGAATTTTATACACAAGGTCATTAAAGCGTGTAGCAAATACCACTTTACTTTACAGATTGCCACACTACACATGCtctttttaaactgtgaatAAATTGACACATTCTGGTGTAATCAATATTCATCTATGAAGTGATTATCCAGATTTTTGCCttgactgctgtgactgaaaCACAGTGAGTGACAGCAGAGATTGTTCATGGGGATGGGTCTGATGGTCTGGTCTCTGATTTCATAAATGAGTGAACTtaaggccctgtttacacgtacacaggtatttttaaaaacggagacatttcccttcgtttgtacctatcttttacacgcaaacggtgaattcgcctctgaaaacgaatctttctaaaaactccggctagagtggagattctggaaaactccggttttgcgtttgcgtgtaaattgagataaacggagttttaggcagcggatgcgccaaaagtgcgaccaatgtttacttgttgctatgacgatgctcatggaagcattattctgattggcttgcaagaggattcgccttcttcctacactgccgcccacaggcttggcgtagttatgacggcgctcgatggcgtatttatgcgggttgacttttttgaaaacgatgctatgtgcacgatgttattttggaaaacggagggagggaaatattcgtttctcaacatacccggctacgtgtaaacgtagcctaagaCACCTTGGAAATATGATAATACAAACATAAAGGACATTTTGGATGCGCACAACTATTATCCTATCTAGAACCTTTGCCATAGCCATGAGCAATGGGTTGTGTATAGTTGAGGAAAGAATGAGTCCCAGCTGCAccagatgcagcagcagtgtcTTACGAGCCTTTTGAGCTGAAGCTTTGTCTGTGGAGGCTGACCTGGCTGCTACCATCACACCAACATAGGAGCAAGTGACTGCCACACCagctgatacaaacacaaaaccagtgTAGGCTTTATCATAAAGATCGGACATTAGATTAAGCAACATGCTTTCTTTGCCACAAAAGTCTTTTATCTGCACGCTCTGcagtttattagtactattaaaTGAATcgtattacttgcttcacattaagtttatttgtttattttattaagatGGAAATTTTTCTATGTGACTGAAATGCATAAGTCCTTCTTTTTggctaaaaaatgtttttagtgtacacaacacagagaaaaaaaaacatgtaaattacAAAGTATGACAAAGGGAGAATTTCACCACTCACTAAGCTGCCAAGTAAATGGCATCTCACTGCTTTGTTGTCATTTGAACGTATTTGAATTAGGTAATATGGGTAACATTTAGCACTAAACTGTCCCTgaactgacaaaaacacaattaaaaagcAACCagcactcacatacacactggaGAAGCAGTACCTCCACAGTCTTGACCTGAAAACCTGAGCAAACAACCCCAAGTTGGTGAAAATCATAATAATGCAATTTTATCGGGCTACAATGCATTCTTTGTGAATTTGCCACTGTTAACTTTAAGTCATTTTGATCACAGATTCATTATTGCATATAGAGGGGAAGTAAATGgacctgcatgtgtgtctccGTATGTTAGTACTGTTGTTATTTATgtaagttttattattatatttcaccaATATAAGAATTTTTCATATACAACAGAACTGTAGCAAATTctctttagttttttaaataCCATATGATATGCattatacattttcaaaataattatCAACCATTGTTCGAGTTATCAACATGAAAGGTTTTATGCATTAAGACGCCATTGCAGTGGGGTTGAATATGTTTAAATACAGTGAAATTGAGCAGAAGGTATGCCTAGACATTATGTTagtctttttgttctttccaATTGGAAGCAATAAGGAACATTgaattaattattgttttaatgtataaatattagATGTTATACTCTATTCTACTACCATTAATAACTAACCCAAATgcacttgttttcattttctcaaaaattaaaataaacacattgaaTTTTGTGCAAAATCAACATTTATCTCTGAAAAAAATGGTTGAttgattttctgtattttgtagGACCTCAGCCCTTCaatatgttattttacattGTTAAAATTTAACATTGTTCTCTACAGGATGCCCTAATAAACATTAATCAGCACCGTAAATGCACTTTGGgatgttattttaattttctcatatttttaaataaacataaaaaaaagggtttAATATTTGCTGTAATTTGTGGGACCTCAGCCTTTGTGGAGACGACTAAGTTTCAGTCGACAGCAGAGATGGTACATGAGGACGGGTCTGATGGTCTTATCTCTGAGCCCATAGATGAGAGAACTCAGACATCTTGggagaatataaataaacacatataaaataCTCTTGATGCGTACAATTACTAATCTTGATAGGGTTTTTGAGAGTGATACAATCATAAAGGAGTGCATAGTCGACAAGAGACTGAGGCCCAGCTGCACCATATGCAACAGCAGTGTATTACGAGCCTTATGAGCTGAAGCTTTGTCTGTGGAGGCTGACCTGGCTGCTACCATCACACCAACATAGGAGCAAGTGACTGCCACACCagctgatacaaacacaaaaccagtaTATGCTTTCTCATAAATATCAGACATTGGCCCAAGTAACATTGCTATGTTAGAGCAAATATCTGTCATCTGCAAGCTCTGCAGCTGATCAAATGGAAAATTTAACAGCAAAAGAACTCGAATGAGGACATTTAGGGAACTAAAAGCCCAAACCACAATGATAGCtactgctgtgtttctgacagTGATGATGGTAGCATGCCTCAGTGGGTAGCACACAGCTACATATCTCTCCAAACACATCACCACCAACGTGAGAGGGGAGATTTCATTTGCAAGACCAGCAAGCATGGTAAGAACACCACATACAGGATATGTTGTAATTATTCTACAAGCAGACAGTATATACAATAACTGACTGAGTCCCAGCATTACAGTGTCTGAAAAAAGGAGGTTATACAGAAGAATGTAACGGGAGGTCTCACGAAACACAGCTTTACTCCTAAGGGTAAATAACATGATCCCATTAATGAAGAGGAACAGACAGCATGGCATTCCAATCAGCATGGTAAACAACACTCTTTCCAATAATCCCTGATACCGTTGTTCAGCAGTGATGTTGAGAGTCTGAGTCTGATTTGCATAAGACATCttagagaaaaacacaagaccAAAAATTAATGTGAACCTGTTGATGTAGGTGAAGCATGAAcgcttttttcctgtttatattGCTAGAACAGTGAGgacattcacaaacaaaacctAGAATCCTCCATGTACATTTCCCCTGCTTGTTTCCGTGTAAGCATAGCTGGTCTGCAAGATTCTCTTTCCCTCACATATGATTTATGAGGTCTGTCCTCACACCTACTTAATGACAACACCAGCATGTCACACCACATTAGCTTGGTTAAATATTATTCATGGATGATGTAATCTCTCtttcaccacctcctctttaTCCTTCTCTTACGAGGTGGAGGTAATTTAGGGACTGAAGatttagagaaataaaaacccAATTATGGCCTGTCATGGCTATTTCAAGTGCATTTTTACGATTTACGTGTTCATTGCATTGGACTACGGGAGGTAAAACTTGAGACCACTCAGGTTTAATTTCATCAGCCAACAGAGCCAATAGAGAatccggttgattttcaaaataaaacacccagtgCAAACTGCTGGTTGTAAATGCAGTCAAAACGAAACTTTAGGTTATTTACATAACCCCGGTTCTCTGAGTAATATGAGTGAGATGTCTCACTATGGGATGCACGCCCCTGCTGCAGACCTCAGAAGCATTAATCTCATTACGccaatcctgattggctggtgaaacgtGTCCGTCCGCTCCCGGTAGTACCACCTACCTTAAATAGCCCATGCAGACGGCACCACGTCATTCAAAATAAGCACCTCTTCTCACTCGCCCAAGCAAGAAGGGTTGTCTGGTGAGACATCTCACTCATATTACTCAGAGAACCGGGGTTATGTAAATAACCTAAAGTtctctttcataatatttcgTTCGATGTCTCACTATGGGATGTGGTTGCTCCCGTATTGCCAGACAAGCTTATCTAGCGTCCACCAACCCACAGGGAAAAGTACTCTGTTCCTATCAGGACAGCAAAACCGCCCGTGCCACGCACGGAGCGGAAACGTCCAGCATATAGAAACGGACAAAAGTGAGTGGCGAGGACCAACTCGCCGCAGCACAGATGTCCTGAACAGAAACTCCCCTGAATAAGGCCCAGGATGCGGCCAAGCCACGAGTCGAGTGCGCCCGCAGACCCACAGGTGGCTGCAAACCCTGACTCGTATAAGCCAAAGCAATCGCCTCCACCACCCAGTGGGATAGGCGCTGCTTTGAGACTGGCTTCCCCTTATGAGGATTAGCCCAGGAGACGAACAGCTGATCGCTTCTCCTGAAACCCCTTGTCCTATCCATATAAGTGCGCACCGCACGGACTGGACATAACGCATGCGACAACTGCTCACCCGGTGAGGCAGCAAAAGCCACAAGGTCAATAGGAGAACATGAGCCCAGCACCTTAGGCACAAAAGCCGGGTTGGGCTTCAAAATCATCCTTACATCCCCCGGGAAGACCTGGGCGCATGAGGGATGCACTGAAAGCGCATGGATGTCACTAACCCGTTTAGCCGAAGCCAGAGCCAGCAACAACACTGTCTTGAGAGACACGTGTTTCAAGTCCGCTCCCTCCAGTGGCTCAAAAAGAGGGCCCTTAAGCCCCTCCAGAACCACAGCCAGATCCCACGGTGGTACCAGTGGTCTGGACACGGGGAGAAGCCTGCGCGCTCCCTTCATAAAACGGCAAACCAGCGGGTGCTGGCCCGCTGTTCGCTCGCCAAACCCCACGTGACATGCGGCGATAGCCGCTAAGTACACTTTAATCGTGGAGAAGGCTTTTCGTTTGTCAATCAGGTCCTGCAAGAATGACAATATCACTCCTACAGGACACTGAAAGGGAATGTGGCCGTTTCTGTGACACCACCCCTCAAACACCCTCCACTTACAGTCATACAGAGACCTAGTGGAGGAGGCTCGAGCACTTTGTATAGTGGAAATCACGCGCTGTGAAAGGCCCACAGCTGACAGATTTAGCCACTCAGGGGCCAAGCCCACAGAGCCAGGCGCTCTGGGTGCGGGTGGAAGACCGCCCCCCCTCCCTGCGATAGCAGGTCCCTGCGCAGCGGGAGCTGCCAGGGCTGAGCGCACAGCAACTGATATATCTCCGCCAGCCAATGCATCGCAGGCCAATGCGGAGCTATCAAAATCAGTGCGTGGCCGTGCTCCCTCACTCTGGACAGAGTGGGGGGTATCAAGGCCAGGGGAGGGAATGCGTAAAGAGGCTCGCGCGGCCAGGCGTGCGCTAGTGCGTCTACGCCGAGGGGAGCATCCATGCTGCGCAGAGAGTAAAACAGCGCGCACTGTGCGTTCTCTCTCGACGCGAACAGATCCACCATGGCCCGACCGAACCGGGCCCATATCTGTTCTACAATCTCTGGGTGCAGAGACCACTCCCCGTATACTGGCGCGCCCCTGGACAACAGGTCTGCGCCCATGTTCAGGACTCCCGGGATGTGCGTCGCTCTCAGGGAGAGGAGACGACCGCAGCTTCACAGGATTAGTCTGCGTGCCAGCATGTACAACTGACGGGAGCGTAATCCCCCTTGACGGTTGATGTACGCCACCGTCGTCGTATTGTCCGTCCTCACCAGGACATGATGACCCATGAGAGACGGAAGGAAATGTTTCAGGGAGAGGAACACCGCTGAAAGTTCCAGAAGGTTTATGTGAGACCGCTGGAGGTCCACACCCCAGCGGCCCCTCACAGACCGGCCCTCGTGAATCCCGCCCCAACCTGTCAGGCTGGCGTCCGTAGTGACCACCTTCCTGGACAGGACGGAGCCCATGGGCACCCTGTGGGTCAGAAAGGACGGGGCTTTTGTTAGCTGCGCCCTCGGCCATCGGCCTGGATGCGACAGctggacacattttattttcattttgaaaaactgTGTGAACGTGCGTGCTTGTGGACATGAGAGAGCGGGAACTGCTGAACCCTCCGCCTTCAAATGTCCGTTTCTCCCGGTTCGCTCTGGCACGGTCCGTGACAGCCGGGAGATGGGGGCGTGGTGGGCCTCCAGGTGCACGCTCGAAAGCCAAACGGGTGGAGCTGGGGAACGGGGAATGTCCAGCTGCATCACCGGCGAAGAGAGGGGTCGTCAGgccgctctcttcttcttcctggcctGGTTGTAGACAGCTTGTGCGGGCAGTGCGGACGGAGCTGCAACCGGGACCGAGGATTTCTTGGGCCAGCCGGCCCGACCGGGCAGGGGAGCCGGGGCTGGCTGAGGTTTCGGCTGTTTAGGCATTTTAAACTGCGAAACCTGGGCGGCCGTCTGCGCAAAGCTTTTGCGCGGCGCAGGTGGAGAGGGAGCCGGGGGCTTTCGAGGGAGGCACAGCCGGAGAGCTTCGTCCTCCTTCTTTTTGGCTTCACACCGCCGTTGCATCGAGTCCAACGCGGAGCCAAAAATCCCCTCCGGGACAATGGGCATGTCCAGGAcgtcttccttctctctgtctgacaggtTGGCGAGGTTGAGCCACCGCGCTCGTTCCTGCAGAACCATGATCCCCATTGCTTTTCCCGTGGCCTGGACCGCGCAGCGTTGGACACGGAGACACAGGTCGGTGATGACCGGTATCTCCTCCCACGCAGCTAGGTCCTGAGTTTGCACAAAATCCTCACATAACTCAGCCTGATAAGCCGTGAGCAGGGAGAGGACGTTGAGCGCTCTGGCCGAAAGCGCCACCATCTTATACGCCTTTTCAGTCAGGGCCGACTGAAAACGGTCAGACTTGGACGGCAGACTGGGGCTCCTGGAGGACACCGCTGACGGCCGCGGGTGAAGGTGGGCGGCAACAAGTGGCTCCATCGGAGGCATGCCGAGCAGACCCAGGCTCTCCATCGCCTCACAGTCGAGGGATGCGGCCCCGGGAATCGGGCTCCTGCTGCTGTAGGGGCGGTCTCTCCATGAGCGCACCACCTCATCCAGCAGCTCTGGGAAGACGGGGAGAAGTTGCTTCGTCGCACTCTTGGCCAAGGGCAATTTCTTCCCCTCGTAGCGGGACCTGGTGGGCTCAGCTACGACAGCGGGCCAAGGGATGGCTAGTCGGGCAGCAGCGCGTTTGCACACGTCGAGCATGTCCGAGCTAGGGAGAGGAGAAGCTGGTGTGCTGCCCTCATCTCCATCCCGAGAGGCGACGGAGGCCGCGGGCTGGGTAGCCCGGGCCGGCGTCATGAAGATgtcgtcctcgtcctcatcctctgATATGAGGAGGCCCGAGGCGTCAACTTCATCTTCCCCATAGTCCAGTACCAGGACGTCTTCCTCATGCGGGGGGTCCGCGGCCAGGTCAAGCTGGGAGCCCCAGCTGGCGCTAGCCTCCGGTTCCACCACCGCAACAgcccccttctcctcttcatcctcgaCGGCGGCGCCGTCTGAAGGGAGATAGGGGTCATGTCCAGACAAGCTAGCCTGGTGGGCTAGCCGTCTGCGGAGACTCTTGTTCGTGAACACCGCACAGTGTTGACACGAGCCGGGGACTTCGATAGCTAGCCGGGCATGTTGCAGCCCCAGGCAGCTCGAGCAGACCTGGTGTGGATCTCTGCTCGATATCTTGTTCCCACAGCGACAGGGACGGGCCCCAGAGTCTCCATGCCCTCTGGTGTGAGGGGTTTTAGCCTCCATTCCTTGCGAGCTGGTGTGCAGGCAAGGAGTCGAGGAAGTTAACTGGTGTGCTAACTTTTTAGAAACCGAGAAATTAGCTGGTGTGCTAATGCTCAGTACTCGAACAGCCGTGGTGAGGCGTCGAGGAAGTTAACTGGTGTGCTAACTTTTTAGAAACCGAGAAATTAGCTGGTGTGCTAACACTCGGCACTCGAACAGCCGTGGTGAGGCGTCGAGAACAGTGCTGGCCTGGCCGTGGTGGGGCGAGGAAGCACTGAGTTCGATCTGGTGTGACCGAAGCAGAAAATCTCCAAGGCTAGGTAGCGCCCGACGACAGAAGCTAAATAAGATCCGTCTGTGGACAGTTTAGCTAGCTAGCCAAGGACGCGAGATACGCTCCGAGTGAGAAGAGGTGTTTGAATGACGTGGTGCCGTCCGCATGGGCTATTTAAGGTAGGTGGTACTACCGGGAGCGGACacgtttcaccagccaatcaggattggCGTAATGAGATTAATGCTTCTGAGGTCTGCAGCAGGGGCGTGCATCCCATAGTGAGACATCGAAcgaaatattatgaaagagaACTTAATGGTTATGTTGGAtagcatatttatatatttagaagcACACAAATGAAGGAAAATTGCCAAGTCTGAGAAAGTAATTAACTGTACTGTAAGTCTGGTGGCCAAG encodes the following:
- the LOC109139615 gene encoding odorant receptor 131-2-like, producing MSYGNQTQTLNITAEQQYVGLLERVVFSTLIGMPCCLFLFINGIMLFTLRSKAVFRETCRYILLYNLLFSDTVLLALSQLMYIMAVCRILPTYPVCGVLTMLNRLTNEISPLTLVVMCLERYVAVCYPLRHATIITVRNTAIAIIVVWTFSSLNVLIRVLLLLNFPFDQLQSLQMTDFCSDIAMLLGPMSDIYDIAYTGFVFVSAGVAVTCSYIGVMVAARSASTDKVSARKARNTVLLHLMQLGLTLLSTMHGPIVISLSTTLQRLLMVRIKNIFYVFIYILPRCLSSLIYGLRDQTIRPVLMYYLCCRLRLSHLHKG
- the LOC104939695 gene encoding odorant receptor 131-2-like, producing MSYANQTQTLNITAEQRYQGLLERVLFTMLIGMPCCLFLFINGIMLFTLRSKAVFRETSRYILLYNLLFSDTVMLGLSQLLYILSACRIITTYPVCGVLTMLAGLANEISPLTLVVMCLERYVAVCYPLRHATIITVRNTAVAIIVVWAFSSLNVLIRVLLLLNFPFDQLQSLQMTDICSNIAMLLGPMSDIYEKAYTGFVFVSAGVAVTCSYVGVMVAARSASTDKASAHKARNTLLLHMVQLGLSLLSTMHSFMIVSLSKTLSRLVIVRIKSILYVFIYILPRCLSSLIYGLRDKTIRPVLMYHLCCRLKLSRLHKG